Proteins from a single region of Alloscardovia omnicolens:
- a CDS encoding P27 family phage terminase small subunit, giving the protein MAKDGTNRGGRRTRAGSKPTPLREKIAQGKDAKVLDVHLPEVTLLVGEDIGEGADLEGEDMPEPSAYLSAKQKDGHVLCADELYRETWAWLKERGCEALVSPRLLEAYAQNFARYIQCENAISTYGLLGKHPTTGGVVTSPFVSMSQSFQKQANLLWYEIFDIVKQNSTVSYQGQTPADDLMERLLNTKN; this is encoded by the coding sequence ATGGCAAAAGACGGCACAAACAGAGGCGGCAGACGCACGAGAGCTGGCTCAAAACCAACGCCCTTGCGCGAGAAAATCGCCCAAGGCAAAGACGCCAAAGTCTTAGACGTCCACCTGCCAGAGGTCACCCTCCTTGTTGGTGAAGACATCGGAGAAGGCGCAGACCTTGAAGGCGAAGACATGCCAGAACCATCAGCGTATCTCTCCGCCAAACAAAAAGACGGACACGTCTTATGCGCTGATGAGCTGTACCGAGAAACGTGGGCATGGCTCAAAGAACGCGGCTGCGAAGCCCTCGTCTCACCACGCCTCCTAGAAGCCTATGCACAAAACTTCGCACGCTACATCCAATGCGAAAACGCCATCTCCACCTACGGCCTTTTAGGCAAGCACCCCACCACAGGTGGCGTGGTCACCAGCCCTTTTGTATCCATGAGCCAGAGCTTCCAAAAGCAAGCCAACCTCTTGTGGTACGAAATCTTCGACATCGTCAAACAAAACTCCACCGTCAGCTACCAAGGACAAACACCTGCAGATGACTTGATGGAGCGCTTATTAAATACCAAGAATTGA
- a CDS encoding HNH endonuclease signature motif containing protein, whose translation MPRKPKRPCSYPGCPRLTDERFCEEHLKAYNRAYEKYGRDKNTRRRYGRAWKRIRDRYIKAHPLCELCLEKHMFTKATEVHHKRPLSWGGTHDEANLQALCHECHSRITALMGDRWHNKKPTEM comes from the coding sequence ATGCCAAGAAAACCCAAGCGTCCCTGCTCATACCCCGGATGCCCACGCCTGACCGACGAGCGCTTTTGCGAAGAACACTTAAAAGCCTATAACCGAGCGTATGAAAAATACGGACGGGATAAAAACACCCGCCGCAGGTATGGCCGTGCGTGGAAGAGAATCCGTGACCGCTACATCAAAGCGCACCCACTGTGCGAGCTCTGTTTAGAGAAGCACATGTTCACCAAGGCAACGGAGGTCCATCACAAGCGTCCGCTTTCTTGGGGTGGCACCCACGATGAAGCTAACCTTCAGGCGCTTTGCCATGAATGTCATTCACGGATTACTGCCCTTATGGGAGACCGCTGGCATAACAAAAAACCGACTGAGATGTGA
- a CDS encoding sigma factor-like helix-turn-helix DNA-binding protein: protein MLSAKEYLRQAYRLDERIELEIEEIKALRELASSVSSICSDTGSIQTSKSIDAPFTRTLHKVFELEEDLCKKLETLCHLRQEMTQAIKDLANPNEQIVLQLRYLSNLSWGEIAIRLHADRTTVYRWHGRALQHFKIPDDAVII from the coding sequence ATGCTTTCAGCAAAAGAATACTTGCGCCAAGCCTACCGGCTTGATGAACGCATCGAACTTGAGATTGAAGAAATCAAAGCCCTACGTGAGCTTGCCAGCTCCGTCTCTTCGATTTGTTCAGACACTGGATCCATCCAGACCAGCAAAAGCATCGATGCACCTTTTACAAGAACCTTGCATAAGGTCTTTGAACTGGAAGAAGACTTGTGTAAAAAGCTCGAGACGCTATGCCATCTGCGTCAAGAGATGACTCAAGCCATCAAAGACCTGGCAAATCCAAACGAGCAGATTGTTTTGCAACTGCGCTACCTATCGAACCTATCGTGGGGAGAAATTGCAATCCGCCTTCACGCCGATAGAACCACCGTCTACCGCTGGCACGGACGCGCACTCCAACACTTCAAAATCCCTGATGATGCAGTGATTATTTAA
- a CDS encoding DEAD/DEAH box helicase, translating to MHYKPHNYQAHASHFIEEHAQAALLLDMGLGKTVITLTALSSLLFDQFLIRRVLVVAPLRVARDTWGTELTKWEHLDHLTFAVAVGTPAERTRALLQGADITIINRENLSWLMEQKRLSLSFDMIVIDELSSFKNRATKRFKAMMALRKNAKRIVGLTGTPAPNGLMDLWAEFKVLDFGERLGHFISHYRERYFVPDKRNAQVIFSYKPKPGAEDAIYRAIADITLSMKATEHLSMPELVKVNHELEMSERERRHYETLKQDLIVHLDGADISAANAAVLSGKLTQLANGAIYTDDGQVISIHDHKTDALEDLLEMACGKPVLVAYGFKHDLTRITKRLESMTLSFAKLDSSSSIKAWNEGKLQVGLIHPASAGHGLNLQAGGSTLIWFSLPWSLELYAQTNARLWRQGQTATTVVVYHLVCKGSIDERILQVLEGKGKTQDALIDAVRAELMPQQNERQTTSETRKN from the coding sequence ATGCACTACAAGCCACATAACTACCAAGCTCATGCGAGCCATTTCATTGAAGAACATGCGCAGGCCGCCCTTCTCTTAGATATGGGACTTGGCAAAACGGTTATTACCTTAACCGCTCTCTCGTCCTTGCTCTTTGACCAGTTCCTTATCCGCCGCGTGCTAGTGGTAGCTCCTCTTCGTGTGGCAAGAGACACTTGGGGCACGGAGCTTACCAAATGGGAGCACCTTGACCACCTTACCTTTGCCGTGGCAGTCGGCACTCCCGCTGAGCGAACACGGGCTCTCTTGCAAGGCGCAGACATCACCATCATTAACCGAGAAAACCTCTCCTGGCTTATGGAACAAAAACGCCTGAGCCTATCCTTTGACATGATTGTGATAGATGAGCTTTCCAGCTTTAAGAATCGTGCCACCAAACGCTTTAAGGCCATGATGGCGCTCCGTAAAAACGCCAAGCGGATCGTAGGACTTACAGGTACCCCTGCTCCCAATGGGCTGATGGACCTGTGGGCTGAGTTTAAGGTCTTAGATTTTGGCGAACGTCTCGGGCACTTTATATCCCACTATCGCGAGCGCTACTTTGTGCCTGACAAGAGAAATGCGCAGGTCATCTTTTCGTATAAGCCAAAGCCTGGTGCTGAGGATGCCATCTATCGTGCGATTGCTGATATCACGCTTTCCATGAAAGCCACCGAGCATCTATCCATGCCTGAGCTTGTCAAAGTAAACCATGAGCTTGAAATGAGTGAGCGTGAGCGCAGACACTACGAGACCCTTAAGCAAGATTTGATTGTGCACCTAGACGGTGCGGACATCAGTGCTGCTAATGCTGCAGTCCTTTCTGGCAAGCTCACCCAGCTGGCCAATGGTGCCATCTACACAGACGATGGTCAGGTCATCAGTATTCATGACCATAAGACAGATGCCTTAGAGGATTTGCTGGAGATGGCGTGTGGCAAACCCGTCCTTGTAGCGTATGGCTTTAAGCATGACCTTACGCGAATCACCAAACGTCTAGAGAGCATGACGCTTTCTTTTGCCAAACTGGACAGCTCATCTTCCATCAAGGCATGGAACGAGGGAAAGCTACAGGTCGGACTCATTCACCCGGCATCTGCTGGGCACGGGCTTAACCTGCAAGCTGGTGGCTCTACCCTTATCTGGTTTTCGCTGCCGTGGAGCTTAGAGCTTTATGCACAGACCAACGCACGCTTGTGGCGGCAAGGACAAACAGCTACAACCGTTGTGGTCTACCACCTCGTGTGTAAAGGCAGTATCGATGAGCGCATCCTGCAAGTCTTAGAGGGTAAAGGCAAAACCCAAGACGCCTTAATTGATGCCGTGCGAGCAGAACTAATGCCGCAGCAAAACGAAAGGCAAACAACATCCGAGACCAGGAAAAACTAG
- a CDS encoding VRR-NUC domain-containing protein, with protein MSEKQIEQELVRATKARGGLCIKFVSPSFNGMPDRLLILPDEHIGFVEVKDKGQLPRALQLYRHEQLKRLGVAVFVLDSSDEIGGILDALQAT; from the coding sequence TTGAGTGAAAAACAGATTGAACAAGAACTGGTCAGAGCCACGAAAGCACGAGGAGGACTGTGCATTAAGTTCGTATCCCCATCGTTTAATGGCATGCCCGACCGTTTGCTTATTTTGCCGGATGAGCATATCGGCTTTGTGGAAGTCAAGGATAAAGGACAGCTGCCTAGAGCCTTGCAGCTCTACCGCCACGAACAATTAAAGCGACTAGGTGTTGCAGTGTTCGTATTGGATAGTTCGGATGAGATTGGAGGGATCTTGGATGCACTACAAGCCACATAA
- a CDS encoding phage/plasmid primase, P4 family has protein sequence MEFSLYHADVVGNPTNCSYPHLITVIDEDSLKEAVSYDYVCAAYKNNYRSNDHFLYADCLPVECDNDHSENPDEWITPEDVAAAFPDVAFAVHFSRNHMLAKGSRAPRPKFHLFFPIARITDASLYSELKHQIARLFPYFDTKALDAARFFFGTPDASVAFFEGALTIDDYLLGADFDSDLPQFDEIPEGSRNATLSRFAGRILKRYGNTDIAKQAFLDKAATCTPPLDKEELRSIWTSAKRFYAKIQTSPDYIAPDAYNDENSYVPDDFSDVGQAEVLMRYFSSELRYSPATRYLRYLEHFWQESEEGAQAVAHELTRRQLKESRTMMAQALMRLEATGANQLMAQMSQKKAESAMTDDQAEAFELYTRAKTYQTFAIKRRDSKNITATLKEARPMLEVSVKDLDADAFLLNTPSAMYDLRRGISGALPHDPTRFCTKITGCAPSDIGASLWQEFLGTIFCGDVDLIGYVQRICGLAAIGKVMLEALIIAYGDGRNGKSTFWNTISRCLGTYAGNMSADTLTVGCKRNVKPELAEAKGKRLLIAAEMEEGMRFNTSNVKQLCSTDEIYAEKKYKEPFSYTPSHTLVLYTNHLPKVGAIDSGTWRRLIVIPFSATIKEDSDIKNYADYLFEHASGAILSWIIEGARLVYSENFHLAQPEVVVQAIKAYRDNNDWIEHFLEECCELDPTYIEKSGAVYSAYRDFCVQTGEWTRSTTDFYTGLESSGFERKRLKTGRFIKGLKLKSDFLD, from the coding sequence ATGGAATTTAGTTTGTATCACGCTGACGTGGTCGGAAACCCGACCAACTGCTCCTACCCGCACCTTATCACCGTAATCGACGAGGACAGTTTGAAGGAAGCCGTCTCATACGACTACGTGTGTGCGGCCTATAAGAATAACTACCGTTCAAACGACCATTTCCTCTATGCAGATTGTCTGCCTGTGGAGTGCGATAACGACCACTCGGAAAACCCCGATGAGTGGATCACTCCTGAGGATGTGGCGGCAGCCTTCCCAGACGTGGCCTTTGCTGTCCATTTTTCCAGAAACCATATGCTGGCCAAAGGCTCTCGAGCTCCTCGTCCGAAGTTTCATCTCTTCTTCCCGATAGCACGCATCACAGACGCGTCGCTTTACTCTGAGTTGAAACACCAGATTGCACGCCTGTTCCCATACTTTGATACTAAGGCCTTAGATGCAGCTCGCTTTTTCTTTGGCACGCCTGATGCGAGCGTTGCTTTCTTTGAAGGTGCGCTTACCATCGATGACTACCTTTTAGGCGCTGACTTTGATAGCGACCTGCCACAGTTCGATGAAATCCCGGAAGGCTCTAGAAATGCAACACTCTCTCGCTTTGCCGGGCGCATCTTAAAACGCTACGGCAATACCGACATTGCCAAACAAGCCTTTCTGGATAAAGCCGCTACCTGTACGCCGCCACTGGATAAGGAAGAGCTGCGCTCGATTTGGACATCGGCGAAACGCTTTTATGCCAAGATCCAAACATCGCCTGACTATATTGCACCGGATGCGTATAACGATGAAAACAGCTATGTGCCAGATGATTTCTCAGACGTGGGACAAGCCGAAGTCCTCATGCGCTATTTTTCAAGTGAGCTTCGCTATTCACCTGCCACGAGGTATTTGCGCTACTTGGAGCACTTCTGGCAAGAAAGTGAGGAAGGCGCACAAGCTGTGGCACACGAGCTGACCCGCCGCCAGCTGAAAGAATCTAGGACTATGATGGCACAAGCTCTCATGCGCCTAGAAGCCACAGGAGCCAATCAGCTCATGGCGCAAATGTCGCAGAAAAAGGCTGAGTCTGCCATGACAGATGACCAGGCAGAAGCCTTTGAACTCTACACTCGGGCTAAGACCTATCAGACCTTTGCCATTAAACGAAGGGACTCTAAAAACATCACAGCCACGCTTAAAGAAGCGCGCCCAATGCTCGAAGTCTCGGTCAAAGACTTAGATGCGGATGCATTTTTGCTGAACACCCCATCTGCCATGTATGACCTGCGACGTGGCATCTCTGGTGCTCTGCCTCATGATCCCACTCGCTTTTGTACGAAGATTACAGGTTGCGCTCCCTCCGATATTGGTGCATCTCTTTGGCAAGAGTTTCTCGGCACCATCTTTTGTGGGGACGTGGATCTTATCGGCTATGTTCAGCGCATTTGTGGTCTTGCTGCTATTGGCAAAGTGATGCTGGAAGCTCTCATCATCGCCTACGGTGACGGACGAAATGGCAAATCGACCTTTTGGAATACCATCAGTCGCTGCCTTGGCACCTATGCCGGCAATATGAGTGCCGACACCTTAACGGTTGGGTGCAAGCGAAACGTAAAACCCGAGCTTGCAGAAGCTAAAGGCAAGCGCCTCTTGATTGCTGCTGAGATGGAAGAAGGCATGCGCTTTAACACCTCAAACGTCAAACAGCTGTGCTCCACCGATGAGATTTATGCCGAGAAGAAATACAAAGAACCTTTCTCCTATACGCCTTCTCACACGCTGGTGCTCTACACCAACCACCTGCCCAAAGTAGGTGCTATCGATTCTGGTACCTGGCGGCGTCTCATCGTCATCCCGTTTAGCGCCACCATCAAAGAAGACTCGGACATCAAAAACTATGCCGACTACCTCTTCGAACACGCATCTGGCGCAATCCTTAGCTGGATTATTGAAGGCGCACGCCTGGTCTATAGCGAAAACTTCCACCTTGCGCAGCCTGAGGTGGTCGTCCAGGCCATCAAAGCCTATAGGGACAACAACGACTGGATCGAGCACTTCTTGGAAGAATGCTGCGAGCTAGATCCTACCTACATTGAAAAATCGGGAGCCGTCTACAGTGCCTATCGAGACTTTTGTGTCCAAACTGGCGAGTGGACCCGCTCTACCACTGATTTTTATACCGGCCTTGAATCGTCAGGATTTGAGCGCAAACGACTAAAGACTGGCCGCTTTATCAAGGGCCTGAAATTGAAGTCGGATTTCTTGGATTAA
- a CDS encoding DUF4406 domain-containing protein, with translation MTACTYSNYNPDNYLTGDIHPKRFPFMPLVYIASAFSGDIEANTKAAREYARYAVDEGYIPIVPHLLYPQFLDEDTERDLGLFIGLVLVDRCRELWAFGEPTCGMAREISYAKRHGKTIRYFNTNFEEVYR, from the coding sequence ATGACAGCCTGCACCTACTCTAATTACAATCCTGACAACTATCTGACTGGTGATATTCATCCTAAGCGCTTTCCCTTTATGCCCTTGGTCTATATCGCATCTGCCTTCTCAGGCGACATAGAAGCTAACACCAAAGCCGCTCGTGAGTATGCGCGCTATGCCGTGGACGAAGGCTATATCCCCATCGTGCCGCATCTGCTCTATCCACAGTTTTTAGATGAGGATACCGAGCGCGACCTAGGGCTGTTTATTGGTCTGGTGCTTGTTGACCGCTGCCGTGAGCTTTGGGCTTTTGGCGAGCCAACCTGTGGCATGGCTCGTGAGATTTCTTATGCCAAGCGTCACGGCAAAACCATCCGCTATTTCAACACCAACTTCGAGGAGGTCTACCGATAA
- a CDS encoding Rha family transcriptional regulator: MKYLIPKDEYGVFADAHDTARVDSRVVAKVFQKNHQHVMRDIRQLDCSKEFRLSNFGQSSYINEQGKTMPCCEMTRDGFVFLCMGYRGKKAGAFKEAYIKRFNEMERFIETLVSARKDFPLLTENIRLIYDNPRAYHYSNECDMLNRIVLGLSAKQFREAHGIPKGKSIRPYLSQEQIEMIETLQKVDVGLLVSTPDFQSRKRHLEWYAQKLKEKTNDSLHLL; encoded by the coding sequence ATGAAATACCTTATTCCTAAGGATGAGTATGGCGTCTTTGCCGATGCTCACGACACAGCACGTGTGGACTCACGCGTGGTAGCCAAAGTATTCCAAAAGAATCATCAGCATGTCATGCGTGACATCAGACAGCTGGATTGTTCTAAGGAATTCCGACTGTCCAACTTTGGACAGTCCTCCTACATCAACGAACAGGGCAAAACGATGCCGTGTTGTGAGATGACAAGGGACGGATTTGTATTTCTCTGCATGGGCTATCGCGGCAAGAAGGCTGGTGCATTCAAAGAAGCCTACATCAAACGCTTTAACGAGATGGAACGCTTCATCGAAACACTGGTATCCGCGCGCAAGGATTTCCCACTGCTTACAGAAAACATCCGTCTCATCTATGACAATCCGCGCGCCTATCACTATTCCAATGAGTGCGACATGTTAAACCGCATTGTCCTCGGGCTGTCCGCTAAGCAATTTCGTGAAGCGCACGGTATTCCTAAGGGCAAGTCGATTCGGCCGTATCTTTCCCAAGAGCAGATTGAAATGATTGAAACCTTGCAAAAAGTCGATGTGGGACTGCTTGTTTCCACTCCCGATTTTCAAAGCCGCAAACGCCACCTCGAATGGTACGCACAAAAGTTAAAGGAGAAAACCAATGACAGCCTGCACCTACTCTAA
- a CDS encoding DNA polymerase has translation MKTLSIDIETYSDVPIGKAGVYKYAESDTFEILLFSYVVDEGPVQLVDLAQGEPIPRNILGALRDDSVLKWAFNASFERICLSEYLKRQGLLGSGYLSPRSWRCSMVWAASMGLPLSLEGVGAILKLQDQKLKEGKDLIKYFCVPATPTKANGGRTRNLPLHAPDKWLQFCAYNKRDVEVELAIRSRLEKFPVLDALWEEYALDQRINDRGVAIDLDLVERAADMDSRSREELMASMKTLTALENPNSVVQLKGWLAEHGMPTESLGKKELKRLIEDAPPKLQEPLRLRSQLAKSSVKKYQAMQTATCKDGRARGMFQFLGAARTGRWAGRIIQMQNLPQNHLADLSAARALVKAGDYGAVKLLYDDVPDTLSQLVRTAFIPKDHTRFIVSDFSAIEARVIAWLAKETWRQEVFEQGGDIYCASASQMFGVPVEKHGINRHLRQKGKIAELALGYGGSVGALKAMGALDMGLAESELYPLVEAWREANPNIVHLWWDIDRAVIECVRTKAKRACHGLAFTCRSGMLFIQLPSGRKLAYVKPRLGLNQFGSTCVTYEGVVTGKKWDRIESYGPKFTENIVQAIARDLLAYAMKNLADKQIVMHVHDEVVIEADASTTLEGITAAMAKTPVWAKGLLLRADGYECLFYQKD, from the coding sequence ATGAAAACACTATCCATTGATATTGAAACCTACTCAGATGTGCCCATTGGCAAAGCCGGTGTCTACAAATATGCCGAGTCGGATACCTTTGAAATCCTGCTCTTTTCCTACGTAGTCGATGAAGGACCAGTGCAACTTGTCGACCTTGCTCAAGGCGAGCCAATCCCACGAAACATCCTAGGTGCACTGCGTGATGACAGCGTGCTGAAATGGGCGTTTAACGCAAGCTTTGAGCGCATCTGCCTCTCGGAATACTTAAAACGTCAAGGTCTACTCGGCAGCGGCTATCTCAGTCCACGCTCGTGGCGCTGCTCAATGGTCTGGGCAGCATCAATGGGCTTGCCACTTTCCCTTGAAGGTGTGGGTGCCATTCTAAAACTGCAAGACCAAAAGCTCAAAGAAGGTAAAGACCTCATCAAATACTTCTGCGTACCGGCAACACCGACTAAGGCAAATGGTGGCAGAACAAGGAATCTGCCCTTACATGCGCCTGATAAGTGGCTGCAGTTTTGTGCCTATAACAAAAGGGACGTTGAAGTCGAGCTGGCTATAAGGTCACGCCTAGAAAAGTTCCCGGTGCTAGATGCCCTCTGGGAAGAATACGCATTAGACCAGCGCATCAACGACCGAGGTGTAGCCATCGACCTAGACCTAGTGGAGCGTGCAGCTGACATGGATAGCCGATCCCGGGAAGAACTCATGGCTTCCATGAAAACACTCACCGCACTAGAAAATCCCAACTCGGTCGTCCAGCTGAAAGGCTGGCTAGCTGAACACGGTATGCCTACCGAGTCGTTAGGCAAAAAGGAACTAAAGCGCCTGATTGAAGACGCACCGCCAAAGCTACAAGAACCCCTGCGGCTTCGAAGCCAGCTTGCCAAATCATCGGTGAAGAAATACCAAGCCATGCAAACTGCCACCTGCAAGGATGGTCGTGCTCGTGGCATGTTCCAATTCTTAGGTGCTGCAAGAACGGGCAGATGGGCTGGACGTATCATCCAGATGCAAAATCTGCCGCAAAACCACCTAGCAGACCTAAGCGCTGCCCGTGCTCTCGTCAAAGCTGGCGATTACGGGGCCGTCAAACTCTTATATGACGATGTACCGGATACTCTCTCTCAACTGGTGCGCACAGCCTTTATCCCAAAAGACCATACACGCTTTATTGTCTCTGACTTTTCTGCCATTGAAGCACGCGTCATCGCATGGCTTGCCAAAGAAACTTGGAGGCAAGAAGTCTTTGAGCAAGGCGGCGATATCTACTGCGCATCTGCATCGCAAATGTTTGGCGTGCCGGTTGAAAAACATGGCATCAACAGGCACCTGCGCCAAAAAGGTAAAATCGCAGAGTTGGCATTGGGATATGGTGGCTCGGTTGGTGCGCTCAAAGCTATGGGCGCTCTTGATATGGGACTAGCCGAATCGGAGCTTTATCCTTTGGTGGAAGCCTGGCGTGAAGCCAATCCGAACATCGTGCACCTGTGGTGGGATATCGACCGTGCCGTCATTGAATGTGTCCGCACGAAAGCCAAACGCGCCTGCCACGGACTTGCCTTCACGTGCCGCTCTGGCATGCTCTTTATCCAGCTTCCATCCGGTAGAAAGCTCGCCTATGTCAAACCACGTCTGGGACTAAACCAATTTGGCAGCACCTGCGTCACCTACGAAGGTGTGGTGACTGGTAAGAAGTGGGATCGCATCGAATCCTACGGTCCAAAGTTCACCGAGAACATTGTGCAAGCAATCGCTCGTGACCTTTTGGCATATGCCATGAAAAACCTAGCGGATAAGCAAATCGTGATGCACGTACACGATGAAGTGGTCATTGAAGCAGATGCTTCCACCACGCTAGAAGGCATCACGGCTGCAATGGCCAAAACACCTGTCTGGGCTAAAGGGCTTTTGCTTCGAGCCGATGGCTATGAGTGCCTGTTCTACCAGAAAGACTAG
- a CDS encoding DUF2815 family protein — MKNTFVNPMKVITGPETRWSYANVWQPKSINGGTPKYSVSLIIPKSDVVTVNKIKAAIEAAYKEGEAKLKGNGRTVPALATLKVPLRDGDVERPDDPAYANAYFLNANSANKPGIVDTDRNEIIDSSEVYSGVYGRASITFYAFNSNGNRGIACGLNHLQKVRDGEPLGGRTSAAVDFATDDDDDFLA, encoded by the coding sequence ATGAAGAACACATTCGTAAACCCCATGAAGGTAATCACCGGCCCTGAGACTCGCTGGAGCTATGCTAACGTGTGGCAGCCTAAGTCCATCAACGGTGGCACTCCTAAGTACTCCGTGTCCCTTATCATCCCCAAGAGTGATGTGGTTACGGTAAACAAGATTAAGGCTGCCATTGAAGCAGCCTACAAGGAAGGAGAAGCCAAGCTCAAAGGAAACGGTCGCACCGTACCCGCGCTTGCAACGCTTAAAGTGCCACTGCGTGACGGTGATGTTGAGCGTCCTGATGACCCGGCTTATGCTAACGCGTACTTCTTGAATGCCAACTCTGCCAATAAGCCTGGCATTGTGGATACCGACCGTAACGAAATCATCGACTCATCCGAGGTCTACTCGGGCGTCTATGGTCGAGCATCGATTACCTTCTACGCCTTTAACTCCAATGGCAACAGGGGTATTGCATGCGGGCTGAACCACTTGCAAAAGGTACGCGATGGCGAACCCTTGGGTGGCCGTACTTCCGCTGCGGTTGATTTTGCAACTGATGATGACGATGATTTCTTAGCCTAA
- a CDS encoding DUF2800 domain-containing protein, which produces MDFSKWVPGAFGTADCLIIADKTLTIIDYKHGQGVLVSAEHNPQMMCYALGAYEMFSALYDIDEVRMVIFQPRRENVSEFQMTVDALLEWADKTLAPAAKLAKAGKGDFKAGAHCIFCKAKVDCRARAEANLKLAQFDFKLPPTLSDADIEGILPMLDDLVRWADDIKEYALGRAMSGKTWSGFKLVEGRSNRKYTNPDAVAEVVKQAGFDPFEQKLLGITAMQKLLGKTRFNELLDTLIEKPAGKPTLVPEADKRPALSTAKHDFREEN; this is translated from the coding sequence GTGGACTTTTCCAAGTGGGTACCCGGTGCTTTTGGTACAGCAGACTGTCTCATCATTGCAGACAAGACGCTCACCATCATCGACTACAAGCATGGCCAAGGCGTGCTCGTATCAGCTGAACACAATCCGCAGATGATGTGCTATGCGCTCGGTGCCTATGAGATGTTTTCTGCGCTCTATGACATTGACGAAGTGCGTATGGTTATCTTTCAGCCGCGCCGCGAGAATGTCTCAGAGTTCCAGATGACGGTAGACGCCCTCCTTGAGTGGGCTGATAAGACACTTGCACCTGCTGCAAAGCTTGCTAAAGCCGGTAAAGGTGACTTCAAGGCTGGAGCCCACTGCATCTTTTGCAAAGCCAAGGTCGACTGCCGGGCACGTGCGGAAGCAAACCTCAAGCTTGCACAGTTTGATTTCAAGCTGCCGCCGACCTTAAGCGACGCAGACATTGAAGGCATCCTGCCGATGCTGGATGACCTGGTGCGTTGGGCAGATGACATCAAAGAGTACGCCTTAGGGCGTGCCATGTCAGGCAAGACGTGGAGTGGCTTCAAGCTAGTGGAAGGCAGGTCAAACCGCAAGTACACCAACCCTGATGCTGTAGCTGAAGTTGTTAAACAAGCAGGCTTTGATCCCTTCGAGCAAAAGCTTCTAGGCATTACTGCAATGCAGAAACTTTTAGGCAAGACTCGCTTCAACGAACTACTAGACACACTGATTGAAAAACCTGCAGGCAAGCCAACGCTTGTACCTGAAGCAGACAAGCGCCCTGCACTTTCAACGGCAAAACATGATTTTAGAGAGGAAAACTAA
- a CDS encoding DUF2800 domain-containing protein — translation MRRCSMPSKHALLSPSAAHRWIECPPSAKLSAEYKDEASSYAMEGTDAHTLGEYKLACALGREADDPRESLSYLNEEMEACTDIYASFVTETLSAIKATTADPLVHHRARGGLFQVGTRCFWYSRLSHHCRQDAHHHRLQAWPRRARIS, via the coding sequence ATGCGGAGGTGCTCCATGCCGAGTAAACACGCATTGCTATCACCGTCGGCTGCACATCGCTGGATTGAATGTCCACCGTCTGCAAAGCTCTCTGCTGAGTACAAGGACGAGGCTTCAAGCTACGCAATGGAAGGAACGGACGCTCACACTCTCGGTGAGTACAAGCTGGCATGCGCGCTTGGCCGTGAAGCAGATGACCCTCGTGAGTCGCTTTCGTACCTTAACGAAGAGATGGAAGCTTGCACCGACATCTATGCCAGCTTTGTGACCGAGACACTAAGCGCTATCAAAGCCACGACCGCTGACCCGCTGGTCCATCATCGAGCAAGAGGTGGACTTTTCCAAGTGGGTACCCGGTGCTTTTGGTACAGCAGACTGTCTCATCATTGCAGACAAGACGCTCACCATCATCGACTACAAGCATGGCCAAGGCGTGCTCGTATCAGCTGA
- a CDS encoding DNA ligase: MAHMKRYAAAITSLRECSQAITEIADDLEALLSGTPEKTEAPEPKAKPAIKLEDVRAVLAQKSREGLTDQVRALIERYGADRLSAVDPANYAAILKDAEVLHAE; this comes from the coding sequence ATGGCACACATGAAACGTTACGCCGCTGCGATTACAAGCCTTCGCGAATGTAGCCAGGCAATCACCGAGATTGCAGACGACCTCGAAGCACTGCTAAGCGGCACCCCAGAAAAGACTGAAGCACCAGAGCCGAAGGCTAAGCCTGCTATCAAGCTCGAAGATGTCCGTGCAGTGCTGGCACAGAAATCCCGTGAAGGACTCACTGACCAGGTACGTGCTTTGATTGAGCGCTATGGCGCAGACAGGCTCTCTGCCGTGGATCCTGCAAACTATGCAGCGATTCTAAAAGATGCGGAGGTGCTCCATGCCGAGTAA